A single window of Canis lupus familiaris isolate Mischka breed German Shepherd chromosome 7, alternate assembly UU_Cfam_GSD_1.0, whole genome shotgun sequence DNA harbors:
- the C7H1orf43 gene encoding protein C1orf43 homolog isoform X3, whose translation MSVEKTMKVEESFQRVQGFKKMVDRWRNSHTRCMWQMTLSQRRNLYATLRMQDTMGQELALANKQLLMVRQAALHQLFAKEHRQYKQELSQMGKAFYVERL comes from the exons ATGTCTGTGGAAAAGACAATGAAAGTAGAAGAG AGTTTTCAAAGGGTCCAGGGATTTAAGAAGATGGTTGACAG GTGGCGAAATTCACATACTCGCTGTATGTGGCAGATGACACTGAGCCAGAGGAGAAACCTGTATGCTACCCTAAGGATGCAGGACACCATGGGACAGGAGTTGGCACTAGCCAACAAGCAGCTACTGATG GTCCGTCAAGCGGCCCTGCACCAGCTGTTTGCAAAGGAGCATCGGCAGTACAAGCAGGAGCTAAGTCAGATGGGCAAAGCATTTTATGTGGAGAGACTCTGA